The proteins below are encoded in one region of Balaenoptera ricei isolate mBalRic1 chromosome 6, mBalRic1.hap2, whole genome shotgun sequence:
- the LOC132367841 gene encoding prorelaxin isoform X2, with amino-acid sequence MPSSITKDAETLKMLLEFVPNLPQELKATLSERQPSLRELQQSALKDSNLNFEEFKKIILNRQNEAEDKSLSELKNLGLDKHSRKKRLFRMTLSEKCCQVGCIRKDIARLC; translated from the coding sequence atgCCATCCTCCATCACCAAAGATGCAGAAACCTTAAAGATGTTGTTGGAATTCGTTCCTAATTTGCCACAGGAGCTGAAGGCAACACTGTCTGAGAGGCAGCCATCACTGAGAGAGCTACAACAATCTGCATTAAAGGATTCAAATCTTAACTttgaagaatttaagaaaattattcttAATAGACAAAATGAAGCAGAAGACAAAAGTCTTTCAGAATTAAAAAACTTAGGCTTAGATAAACATTCCCGAAAAAAGAGACTGTTCCGTATGACACTGAGTGAGAAATGTTGTCAAGTAGGTTGTATCAGAAAAGATATTGCTAGATTATGCTGA